A stretch of DNA from Cryptomeria japonica chromosome 4, Sugi_1.0, whole genome shotgun sequence:
TAATTTTTCTATCTTAGTAACCTTAGGTCTCATACATACACTCCATGATCGCAATTCCATTACAACAAAGGTACATAATATGAACATTCAACTCTCCTATCAAGACTATAGTTGAACCTATTCTTGTTACAATATTATACATAAGGGAAAGTTGAGATCTTAATTTGCATTCATAGATCTATTATTTCATTTCCTTACATATGACTTACAAGTTGATCTAGGCATCTTTGACATAATAAATTTGaagattatttttttaaaagaaaggaAGATAGTTATAGTAAAATCAATATGAATTATTGCCTAGATAGTATGGGAGTCTATGGATCTTGTAAACGATACATTTGTGACAATAATGAGTTAACTTGGTGGAGCACTATGGATGTAGCTCGCATAGATTACCCTCCAACAATTCAATAGATCTATgatttgagagttttgggatgtgATAATTTAGGAATTTTATATTTATCTTGAGAGAAACAATTTTTGAGGGTCTTGAGGCAACTTGGTGAAGTTCTATctagtttaaaataaattttaaaagaaaaacttctaaagaatatatatttgtatatttttaaTTATCATATTTTTTTATGTTAATGTAAACCTTAAGAAGGGTTTATAGAAAAATTAAGATATATATTTTAACAAAGTCACTTTAGTAATTCAATTTAATAATTAGTTGTTTTCATTTAAGTTGGTTGTTTAGGAAATATTGCAAAGGATTTATAAAATCTATATTATAGTACAAAAGAGACAACTTAATATTTTCAACtagaattattattatttgtttactaTTTAATATCATAATTTATACTCTCCAAAAACCTTTATGTCCTAccatttcaaataaaaaatgatcaaatataaCAATCAATTGTGTAAAAATTCAGTTATAGAAAAATAcataattttgtaatatttttctttaatttatttgaattttatGTATACATAAAAGTATACAATAGTTAAATAtacttttaattatttataaatataaattaattagaATACAAATATATTGTTAAAAATAGCCTAATATTTTTAACATAAAGGAGATGCATGCTTGGTAAAGATTAATACAATCATTATGAAATGAAGTGGTTAAGAGAATTTTTTTTATAAGTAAACAAAATTTATATTCATTAAGAAGTTGACTTTAAATTGATAGATATAATGAAaatatgatatttttaaaataaaacaacatATTTTAATTCTCAATTTAAGATGGGTCAAACATATTAATCACACATAATTTTTATCACATAtttacataaatattaaataaaaaggtGATGAATTGATCTCATAATTTATACTAATAACTGAACATTCATATCAATTATCTTAAATATATTTGGTACTAAAATTATCGAGAAAGatcaatatttaaatatttattgacTAGGAAAATTACATATGGAATCTTTGTTTCAAAATATAGTATATATttgaaccaatagaatatagacctataaatatagatatatatcAATCATGTAATGGTGCCTCTAAGTGTAGTTTTTCTTAAAATATTTTTTCACTTCATCACTAAAAAGTGGTAAATAATTGTTCTTCTTTAACCATTAAAGCGAGTGTAATTTAAAAATCTCCCAATTTAAATATTGATAGTAAGCAATATTCAAAACTCCCTTGATTTGTTGGTGAAGTTGATTGGTTATAAATGAGCCCATTAGATATCATTGAGTGCAAGGTCCCAACATCGCAAAAGAGAAAACTAAGATTATGTCTCTAGTGTAAGATCCCAATATAATAAGTCACAAAACTAAGATCATGACCTGAAACATTTTTGTGAAATGAAATATTAACTCTTAATTGAAGAAGCACATACCTATGAATTTGATATAGAACCTTTTACAAatagttaaaataaaattatagaaaTAGAGTTCACCAATCTGGTAAGGAACGACTATAATCACACAtactaagcttacacttctagatttaaaagtgttaaacactgaAAGTTGATtgacattttttaggcttaatagATTGCTTAATGTGTGTGGTAACACTAAGAATATTATTCTAGACTTTAAAGTGTTAAATACTAAgcgttgactaacattctctagatttAATATATTGCTTAATGTGTATAGTTTAAGGCTCTGATATGGTACAACTCAATTCTTCTATCACCATGAAGCAATGTTTATTTAATGAATAATTTACTATAATCCATCTCTATCGAGGATAATATTTTGGATGGTCCGTTAATAACAAGGATCCAGGATTAGAAAATTCAAGATTCTGCTCTATTCCGGCATATTTAATTCAAAAAATTCAGAACGATTATTACAAAATGAATCAGCTCCTATCTCATCGCTTCGGGCCTGCTACTGTCATATTACATTTCAAATTTTCCATCAATACAACAGTTGTCGAGGATTTCAACGTCAAACTCACTCCAACAAACACAAGAGAGGCTCAAGCGAAGTCTTATTTACTTGTTTCTGCAATACATGTGATGTGTCAATGCTTTAAAATGGCACTAATTGTATGTTTCATGGGATTAAGTCTTATATTCTCCCAAATTGTTTCTGCAAATTTTTACACCGACATTGATATGGCATATGGCACTGACCACACCCAGATACTTGAAAATGGCCAGACGTTAAAGCTCAGTCTAGACCAGATTTCAGGTTCCTAATTTAGATTATTGTTGTTTTTAGATTAATTTGTGTATACGTTTTTGATTTAATATTTTCAATTACATATTATTTACATATTATTTTTAGATTAGATTGTATGTAGGTTTTTGAATCaatgtttttaatttctttttgtgATCTAGATTAGATTTAACATAATTTTTGTATCATTTTCTATCATATATTGTTTCTAAATTAGATTATGCGTAAATTCTTGAATCAACATTTCTAATCAATTTAGTTTTCTCTACCTGTTTTTTCAGGTTGTAGATTTCAATCAAAGAATGAGTATCTGTTTGGTCAAATCAACATGAAAATCAGATTGGTGCCCGGAAACTCTGCAGGCACTGTAACTGCATATTATGTAAGCTAGATGTTTGACATGTTGGTCAAATTGATTGTTCAAAGTGATCAGTCTTAAATCATACATAAAGCTAGAGAATGAATGTTTTAACATTTTAAATGTAGAAGTCAAAACTTAATGTGTGAGATTTAAGCCAATCGAAAGCATAGCGTCTTTGCTGATTTTAATCGTTGTGTTTGATCGGGTGCAGCTATCTTCCGATGGGTCTCAGCATGACGAAATGGACTTTGAGTTTCTGGGAAACCTGTCTGGAGATCCCTATATCGTGCAGACAAATGTTTTCTCACAATGCCAAGGCAATCGAGAACAGCGAATCTACCTCTGGTTTGATCCCATTGCAGACTTCCACACTTATTCTGTTCTCTGGAATCCCCAACAAATTCTGTAAGTAATACTAAATTTACCCCTACCCCTTCAACTTAAGTGTTTACCTTCCTTCCGGGCTAAGGCTCTGAAATATTACAGTCCCCGTTCTAATAACATAAATTATGCTGATGGTATTGAGCACTAGCAGATTTTCTGTGGATGGAATTGCTGTAAGAGTTTTTAAAAACAACAAAGATTTGGGCGTAGCATATCCTGAGAGTCAAGCGATGAGAATATATGGAAGCCTTTGGGACGGAGACAGTTGGGCCACCAGAGGTGGTCTCGTGAAGATCGACTGGAGCAAAGCTCCATTCGTAACGTATTTCAGGAATTTGAGTATGGATGGATGCCTCTCCACTTTCCCTTCTGCTAAAGATTGCGCTACTAAGTCATGGTGGAGTGAAGAACTGAGTAGCACACAGAAGAAACAGCTTACTTGGGTGCACAAGAAATACATGGTTTATGATTATTGTTCGGACACTGTAAAGTTTCCCAATGGCCCTCCCGCTGAATGCACCAGCAACGCGTCATTTTAATTATTTCGGAGGAATGCAGAACAAAGCAATTTTCATGGTTGTTTAGTCATACTCCATTCGTTTATGTTCTGTAAGCATTTTAACGTTATTGTGGAGGATTTAGGGAATGGAAATAGGCTATACAGCCTTGTGCTCAACGCATTTTTGTGTGGACTAGAAAGATGTTATAGTTTTCAAAACATTATAATGTGGGATCGATTACATAGCAGCAATGTGATCTACGTGGGATCTTCCAATTGATGACGGTTTCCACAAGTCATAAAAGAACTTATCGCGggagaaattaaattttaatgctCTACCAATTTCATATTTGCAATCGTAATCGTAAtgtttatataattttaaaaattatctttGGGGGTTAGTATATAAAGGAAGAGCACCGGTGACTTTTCATGTTTCAATTATTTTTCACTCTTTGTTAATTCAACTTTCTAATTAGTAACTTTAAAGAAGTTAATAAAATGGtaactaaaagttcattaataaatttcatatgtaCCAATAGCTGCCCACTTTACTTTCAATTGTTAGAATTTTTGGACTTTAACTGGAGTTGTGCAACTTTACTGGTACCCATAGCACATGAAtactggggcatttgtgcataaataTTGGCTATCTTTGAAGTAGTTGTAGTGTCTGGTTATTGGCCCATCTCTAAGTAGATATCGtgcaacactttgaaatgaccactttttgacccttgcatacATAATGGATCCCACAACATGCATTGTTACTACATGGAAGCCAAAAAATAGTTATAAGTAGTTAAGccgcatatggagacaatgaaaaAAATCTGTCAAAATCGATTCTCCTCTCTCATTTCAAAATCTGtcttaaaaaatcatttaaatacatccaatgagaaaattgaaatcaattgagcatagatctccAATCAAGGAGCCAAAAAGTATTCAAGCATATGACATCTTTGTTTATAGTAGTTATAATCAACCACATTGTGTTTCTCCATGATAAAAGCATGAATTAACCTTTTCTAGCAACATCAAGCCTTGTGTGAGATCTCATGCCAAGGGTTTCATACTTGAGGTAATATTTGTCATTTCAATCATTTCCATTATTGTTTAGCCTCTGTCATTTTGAGGACACACATTCTTTTCTATCAATCATAGCTTTTTTGTGGAGGTGCAAACACCAACAataggtttgacttaggcaatccCTATACAAAATAATCCTATTTCCCTATTTTTTGTATGTGCAAGTTTAGATCTAGCTTGATGAAAGTTGTACAAGAGTGTATAGCATATTGTCACAGGTTGCGATGACTTTTGAATAGGAGAAAACAATTGGACTAGGGTTCCTAGCACCCATGTTTGACTATTTTTGGCTATATTTTTGGGAGATAGACCTACATGAACTCTCGACTACATTTTTTGCCCCTTTATTTCAATCACAATTACCTTCAGACTAGGGTGCCCTACACCTTTGTCTAGCATATTTCACTCTACTTTCCAGATCTAGGTTCCTCTCGGCATCTTATTTCTAGATCTATCTTACTATGTCTACATTCTAttctataatttattattattactaaaaataatcatttttctaTAATTAACCCTAGATCACATATGAATCCCAattaaattgcaaaaaaaaagGAACAAAATCCCATGTTTAGCTTCCCTATCAGAATTGTATGATAGATGTGCATCCCAATGTTATGGCTCTAGAAAGATGATAGCAATTTCCAAATGCATGGAATTGTTGGAACTCATAGATGAGTTAACACTAGATTCAAATGTAGTGTCAGGTGATATTGAAGATAAGTCTTCAATGCAAGCCACGTAACTACATTATACATCCCTAAATGGTGGTGTCTCACAAGGTGTTGGAGTGAGATTGATTGGTGTTTTTACAAGCATTGAAAGAAAAAAACTTGGCAACTTGAGGCCTTATTTATTGCACCATTTCTTTATTTCACAAAGTCTACAAGCATCGAAAGTGTGTATTTTCTTTCCACATGAATCACATCTAATTTTCAACATGATTACAAAACCATCAAACTCAAAAGCAAAAACACCTAGATAGCTACCTTTATTAGAGAGTTCTTTCAAAATGACTAGTGCTAATTGTAGGCACATAGAAAGATATACAACAAAAATTACAAATCTATTTGAACATTAGATGTCAAATCAATTGTTTAAAATGTATGATGATTCTTATAAATTATGAGAAAAATGTGAAATCCAAATCTTAAAATTACaggaaaaaatgaaaatttatctATGAAATACATATAGAAATAAAAAGATTTTtgtaaaattttgacaaatgaaatgaaagatatgcCCTATCAAAATTTGCTTACAATGACATTTCTAAGAAGCAAAAAAAAACCtatcataataatataaatttaaaaatctcAACACTGAAATGTTTGTCAAAGAAATTTCATCAACTATTCACATTTCATATTTTGACTCCTTTATAAGATATGCCAATCTAGGGAAAAA
This window harbors:
- the LOC131032128 gene encoding xyloglucan endotransglucosylase/hydrolase protein 24-like encodes the protein MALIVCFMGLSLIFSQIVSANFYTDIDMAYGTDHTQILENGQTLKLSLDQISGCRFQSKNEYLFGQINMKIRLVPGNSAGTVTAYYLSSDGSQHDEMDFEFLGNLSGDPYIVQTNVFSQCQGNREQRIYLWFDPIADFHTYSVLWNPQQILFSVDGIAVRVFKNNKDLGVAYPESQAMRIYGSLWDGDSWATRGGLVKIDWSKAPFVTYFRNLSMDGCLSTFPSAKDCATKSWWSEELSSTQKKQLTWVHKKYMVYDYCSDTVKFPNGPPAECTSNASF